One window of Verrucomicrobiia bacterium genomic DNA carries:
- a CDS encoding PRC-barrel domain-containing protein: MNTAKMKVSVLGLAAALAAPLALAQNTHGQIQSSTAGQNAMSSTSEIRFSQMRDATVKSEDGKDVGKVQDLLVNPRTGKIQCAVIGKGGFLGIGEKLVPVPWNAISSASGKELALNMDAQKLKGAPTLERDYSNLNTPGFQSQVREFYSGAPSAVGGSETPGGIQSGSSKSPTKP, translated from the coding sequence ATGAACACAGCAAAAATGAAGGTGAGCGTTCTTGGTCTGGCGGCGGCTCTGGCGGCGCCATTGGCCCTGGCCCAGAACACACACGGCCAAATCCAATCCAGCACGGCTGGCCAGAACGCGATGAGTTCGACAAGCGAGATACGCTTCAGCCAAATGCGGGATGCGACCGTTAAATCGGAGGATGGAAAAGACGTTGGGAAAGTGCAGGATTTGCTCGTTAATCCGCGAACCGGGAAGATTCAGTGCGCGGTGATTGGCAAAGGCGGCTTTCTTGGGATAGGAGAGAAGCTGGTGCCGGTGCCATGGAATGCGATTTCTTCCGCTTCAGGAAAAGAACTGGCGCTAAACATGGATGCGCAAAAATTGAAGGGCGCGCCGACGCTTGAGAGGGATTATTCGAATCTGAATACGCCGGGGTTCCAGAGCCAGGTTCGGGAATTTTATTCCGGCGCTCCGTCTGCAGTTGGCGGCAGCGAAACCCCGGGTGGCATCCAAAGTGGCTCGAGCAAAAGCCCCACCAAACCTTAG
- a CDS encoding asparagine synthase-related protein, with translation MKNEYLERVIDLLDPAANRIINMTIDEARERVLREPAAGIGEIEGSFALLARDGKKVRMARSLDRPMRYFLAKRQEGPALIVADRIDAIYQQLQADGLAAQFHPSYTRMVPAHYVVEIHLVGCPDPDPTYTRFFTPRRDALPTDLDEIGRRYIGALMEEMTKWLRQIPEREPIGVAFSGGIDSGSIFLAAYHALRRLGMNPGRLKAFTLDLGGGPDLGQAREFLSRLGLEMFFEPIEADLASIDTAETLRVLEDYKALDVECATMGLALCRGIRNRYPNWKFLLDGDGGDENLKDYPIEENPELTIRSVVNNLMLYQEGWGVGRIKHSLTYSGGLSRSYARTYTPGRRHGFEGFSPYTRPQVIAVAEGIPFAALTALSVDKLYSLKGDIVARGIKAITGLDMPVYTKRRFQHGAIAATALRGQFSGQESEYRKKFLAMYS, from the coding sequence ATGAAAAACGAATACCTGGAACGGGTGATTGATCTGCTCGACCCGGCAGCTAATCGCATTATCAACATGACCATCGATGAGGCGCGCGAGCGGGTCTTGCGCGAACCGGCTGCCGGCATCGGTGAGATTGAGGGTTCATTTGCTTTATTGGCGCGCGACGGCAAGAAGGTGCGCATGGCGCGCTCGCTGGACCGGCCAATGCGCTATTTTTTGGCCAAGCGCCAGGAAGGCCCCGCGCTGATCGTTGCCGACCGTATCGATGCGATTTATCAACAACTCCAGGCCGATGGTCTGGCTGCCCAGTTTCATCCCAGTTACACCCGGATGGTGCCCGCCCATTATGTTGTCGAGATTCACCTGGTCGGCTGCCCCGACCCCGACCCAACCTACACCCGCTTCTTCACGCCGCGCCGCGATGCCTTGCCAACGGATTTGGACGAGATTGGCCGCCGTTACATCGGCGCCCTCATGGAAGAAATGACCAAGTGGCTGCGGCAAATACCCGAACGCGAACCAATCGGGGTCGCTTTTTCGGGTGGCATTGACAGTGGCTCGATTTTTCTGGCGGCATATCATGCATTGCGCCGCTTAGGGATGAATCCAGGCCGGCTCAAGGCATTCACTTTGGATCTTGGCGGAGGCCCGGATTTGGGACAGGCGCGCGAATTCCTGAGCCGATTGGGGCTGGAGATGTTTTTTGAGCCAATCGAGGCGGACCTGGCGTCAATTGACACCGCTGAGACGTTGCGGGTGCTCGAAGACTACAAGGCGCTGGATGTCGAGTGCGCAACGATGGGATTGGCGCTCTGCCGTGGAATACGCAACCGCTACCCGAATTGGAAATTCCTGCTGGATGGAGATGGGGGAGACGAGAATCTCAAGGACTATCCGATTGAGGAGAACCCCGAGCTGACGATTCGCAGCGTGGTAAACAATTTGATGTTGTATCAGGAAGGCTGGGGGGTTGGGCGGATCAAACACTCGCTAACCTACAGCGGCGGCTTGAGCCGTAGTTACGCGCGCACTTACACACCCGGCAGACGCCACGGGTTCGAGGGCTTTAGCCCTTATACGCGTCCGCAGGTGATAGCCGTGGCCGAGGGCATTCCGTTCGCAGCGCTGACCGCCCTATCGGTGGATAAGCTCTACTCGCTTAAAGGAGACATTGTCGCCAGAGGAATAAAAGCAATCACCGGCTTGGACATGCCGGTTTATACCAAACGCCGGTTCCAGCATGGGGCGATTGCGGCCACGGCGTTGCGCGGCCAATTTTCGGGGCAGGAATCGGAGTACAGGAAGAAATTCTTGGCGATGTACAGTTAA
- a CDS encoding radical SAM protein, with translation MNASLPLDSAWVLGQRPARNAPIDPFKPRGVFLEEECADSGRVRSSAVILLANKECPWRCLMCDLWKQSLDGPTPPGAIPKQIELALAQLGAAPEQLKLYNSGSFFDMAAIPVADYPAIAEKIAAVDHVVVESHPRLIGERSLRFRDLLDGSLEVAMGLETVHPLVLPRLNKRFDLEQFARAARFLVKEGISARAFVLVKPPFLPEEEAVEWALKTAEFAFDCGVKVVTLIPTRAGNGAMDALMQDGEFSPPRLATLEQALEQVLKRAQVRVFADTWDLDQFSICPVCLPERRQRIHQMNLTQRILPAVQCEHCSPASILHP, from the coding sequence ATGAATGCAAGCCTGCCGCTTGATTCAGCATGGGTCCTCGGCCAACGGCCAGCAAGGAATGCGCCTATCGACCCCTTCAAGCCACGCGGAGTTTTTCTGGAAGAGGAATGCGCTGACTCGGGACGCGTCCGTTCCTCAGCGGTGATTTTGCTTGCCAATAAGGAGTGCCCCTGGCGCTGTCTGATGTGCGATCTATGGAAACAGTCACTCGACGGACCCACTCCCCCGGGGGCGATCCCAAAGCAAATCGAGCTGGCCTTGGCTCAATTGGGCGCTGCGCCTGAGCAACTCAAGCTCTACAATAGTGGCAGTTTTTTCGACATGGCCGCTATTCCCGTGGCCGATTATCCCGCCATCGCCGAAAAGATTGCAGCCGTTGACCATGTCGTTGTGGAGTCGCATCCGCGCTTAATTGGGGAGAGGTCCTTGAGGTTTCGGGACCTGCTGGACGGCTCGCTCGAAGTGGCGATGGGGCTGGAAACCGTCCACCCCTTGGTCTTGCCTCGGTTAAATAAGCGATTCGACCTGGAACAATTCGCGCGCGCGGCGAGGTTCCTGGTCAAAGAAGGGATTTCGGCGCGCGCTTTTGTCCTGGTCAAGCCTCCGTTCCTTCCAGAAGAGGAGGCAGTAGAATGGGCGTTGAAAACCGCTGAATTCGCTTTTGATTGTGGCGTGAAGGTGGTCACGCTCATACCGACACGCGCTGGAAATGGGGCTATGGACGCCCTGATGCAAGACGGCGAATTCAGTCCACCGCGTCTGGCCACGCTCGAACAGGCGCTGGAACAGGTCCTGAAGCGCGCACAGGTCAGGGTTTTCGCCGATACATGGGACCTCGACCAGTTCTCGATCTGCCCGGTCTGCCTGCCGGAACGGCGCCAGCGCATCCATCAAATGAATCTGACCCAACGAATCCTACCCGCTGTGCAATGCGAGCATTGCAGTCCTGCATCCATCCTTCACCCGTAG
- a CDS encoding Ig-like domain-containing protein, whose protein sequence is MSDNGSQFRALLATVGFNTNSGIATLTVIADTNPPVVLAVGAFPGSTQVGLTFNKDLDAVSASNPANYKVNGVAVSSVIIRTNVANELTNEKNLVSLRAASAVNGAFTVTVSGVKDLSGNAMALTTIAGTLIQLTDTDIGSPGGVPGGPDPLVAGTVTHWGPGSFDVHCGGNDYWNNADGFNFLWEPKTNSFDVKVRVLSVQGIDNWSAGAIEVREGPVTTNGGGWELARHYFCKVDYGGPTTALDGSGGGANTYEFNCRLAPGDPTIRETGNSGPGETYTWGGTGAGNTSPVPYPNAWIRIARVRSSDGSSDHMMGYSSGDGTNWNLREDVDLTDSAHAGFLTSAGTAAGPWPSVCYVGLGTCSHTGVGNGNGINNATGLPYEAWVIYRNWGDTFPAVVNPTLSFLKNADGTLTLTYTGNLYSSGTVNGTYTLVPGAVSPFTVNPQTNGPPAIFYRAGP, encoded by the coding sequence TTGAGCGATAACGGCTCGCAATTCAGGGCTCTTCTGGCCACAGTCGGTTTCAACACCAACAGCGGCATCGCCACTCTCACTGTCATTGCCGATACAAACCCGCCCGTGGTTTTAGCGGTCGGCGCTTTCCCCGGCTCGACCCAGGTTGGTCTGACCTTCAACAAGGACCTCGATGCCGTCAGCGCCTCAAATCCGGCCAATTACAAGGTCAACGGCGTAGCGGTGTCGTCCGTCATCATTCGAACCAATGTCGCCAACGAGTTGACCAATGAAAAGAACCTCGTTTCCTTGAGAGCCGCCTCCGCTGTCAACGGCGCCTTTACAGTCACCGTTTCGGGCGTAAAGGACCTCTCTGGAAATGCGATGGCGTTGACGACAATCGCAGGGACCCTGATTCAGCTTACAGACACCGATATCGGTTCGCCTGGCGGTGTTCCTGGAGGGCCGGACCCGCTAGTGGCCGGAACAGTCACACACTGGGGTCCTGGCTCTTTTGATGTCCATTGCGGCGGCAATGATTACTGGAATAATGCCGACGGATTTAACTTCCTTTGGGAACCCAAGACCAACAGTTTTGATGTGAAAGTCCGCGTTCTCAGTGTGCAAGGCATAGACAACTGGTCTGCGGGCGCCATCGAGGTGCGCGAAGGCCCGGTAACAACCAATGGCGGCGGGTGGGAACTGGCGCGACATTATTTCTGCAAGGTCGATTACGGTGGGCCAACTACGGCTCTGGATGGTAGCGGCGGCGGCGCCAATACCTACGAGTTCAACTGCCGCCTCGCCCCGGGCGACCCGACGATACGCGAGACGGGCAATAGCGGGCCCGGCGAAACTTATACCTGGGGTGGAACCGGAGCGGGCAACACTAGCCCTGTGCCCTATCCAAATGCCTGGATTCGCATCGCCCGCGTCCGAAGCAGCGATGGCAGCAGCGATCATATGATGGGCTACAGTTCCGGTGACGGCACCAATTGGAACCTGCGGGAGGACGTGGACTTAACCGATTCGGCTCACGCAGGATTCCTGACCAGCGCCGGCACAGCCGCAGGGCCGTGGCCGTCGGTTTGTTACGTCGGCTTGGGCACCTGCTCGCACACGGGAGTTGGAAACGGGAATGGGATTAATAACGCAACCGGGCTGCCTTACGAGGCCTGGGTCATCTATCGCAATTGGGGCGATACCTTTCCCGCCGTGGTAAATCCCACTTTAAGTTTCCTCAAGAACGCCGATGGCACCCTCACGCTGACTTACACGGGCAACCTTTACTCGTCAGGCACCGTGAATGGGACCTACACGCTCGTTCCAGGCGCCGTTAGCCCATTTACTGTGAATCCTCAGACAAACGGGCCCCCCGCCATTTTTTACCGGGCGGGGCCGTGA
- a CDS encoding chitobiase/beta-hexosaminidase C-terminal domain-containing protein, whose product MQVTYLPGRPLFAFPSARHLIFLALFLLELLPAVAQVNVLTYHEDFARTGQNTNENVLTPASVNVNTFGQLFSYTVDGYLFAQPLYISGLVIPGQGAHNVAFVATEHNSVYALDADSNAGPTGGVLWQVNLGPSAATPNNDFGNRYGPYHDIDPEVGITGTPVIDLVSGTIYVDSFTHDGPGAYHHSIHALALTNGAERAFSPVTVTGSVTGTGIDSVGGVVTINPISLQRPALSLQGGVLYVCYSGYADTDPYHGWVVGFNAANLQQLAGFVFNTTPNATIAAFGQNAGEGGLWMSGNGPSFDSSGNLYFEVGNGSFNANTPGGTEYGDSFVKLSSSAGLAVADYFTPYNQATLAANDTDLGSGGPFLLPDSVGSTAHPHLIAGCGKEGTIYLLDRDNMGKFNSANNSQIVQELGGAVGGTWSSGAYFNNRIYYQGSGDVLKCFSISNALMSTSPVSQSGASFGYPGATPVLSANGTNTAIAWVIQSDGYPGNPAVLHAYNAYNLSQELYNSSQNPTRDTMGKAVKFTLPIVANGKVYAGAQYSLSVFGLGNFLAVPTITPDGGVFTNSVAVSLADSTSGAAIYYTLDNSTPSTNSTLYSGPFTITNTTVVKVQAFKTGFVPSTVVAATFLNSASLTIAPGFFEQDFYSGATRADLENPAFSSPPTFTNYVAALETPSGQGDNYAERVSGFFIPAQTTNYVFFVCSDDDSDLFLSTDSSAANKHLIAAETAWSNAREWLSSGGGSVVASKRSDQFTGTTWPGGNTIHLTAGTMYYIEAVHHQGTGGDNLAATFKFAGAPDPVNGSPPQLTGQQIASFSFDNAYVTIAASPQNTSASQGGSATFSVNAAAAYYGGGAGGPPRPSSTNGNRPPPARVCSRISPMQPAALLALLPSD is encoded by the coding sequence ATGCAAGTCACTTATCTGCCCGGCCGCCCTCTATTTGCGTTTCCGTCAGCCCGTCACCTTATTTTCCTTGCGTTATTCCTGTTGGAGCTGCTCCCTGCCGTCGCCCAGGTCAATGTCCTGACGTATCATGAGGACTTCGCCCGAACGGGGCAGAATACGAACGAAAACGTGCTCACACCGGCCAGTGTGAATGTGAACACGTTCGGCCAGTTGTTCAGCTACACGGTCGATGGCTATTTGTTCGCCCAGCCCCTCTATATTTCTGGCCTGGTAATCCCGGGCCAAGGCGCGCACAACGTCGCTTTCGTCGCCACGGAGCATAATAGCGTTTATGCGTTGGATGCCGACAGCAATGCCGGGCCAACTGGCGGCGTGCTTTGGCAGGTCAACCTGGGCCCTTCGGCGGCGACACCGAACAATGATTTTGGCAACCGTTACGGCCCCTATCATGACATCGATCCGGAGGTGGGCATTACCGGCACGCCCGTAATCGACCTGGTCTCCGGCACGATCTACGTCGATTCGTTCACTCACGATGGTCCGGGCGCCTATCATCACAGCATCCATGCCCTCGCCCTTACCAATGGCGCCGAACGGGCGTTCAGTCCGGTCACGGTGACCGGCTCGGTGACCGGCACAGGTATCGATAGCGTTGGAGGGGTTGTGACTATCAACCCAATTTCATTGCAACGCCCAGCCCTCTCGCTCCAAGGAGGCGTCTTATACGTCTGCTACTCGGGTTATGCGGATACCGACCCGTATCACGGCTGGGTCGTCGGGTTCAATGCGGCGAATCTGCAACAACTGGCTGGTTTTGTGTTCAATACCACCCCGAACGCGACAATAGCCGCTTTCGGACAGAATGCCGGCGAAGGTGGTCTTTGGATGAGCGGCAACGGCCCTTCATTCGATTCCTCGGGGAATCTCTATTTCGAGGTAGGCAACGGCAGCTTTAATGCAAACACCCCAGGCGGCACCGAATATGGCGACAGTTTCGTCAAGCTCTCCAGCTCGGCTGGATTGGCTGTTGCCGATTATTTCACGCCCTATAATCAAGCCACGCTTGCCGCCAACGACACCGATCTTGGCTCAGGCGGCCCCTTTTTACTGCCGGACTCCGTCGGAAGTACCGCCCATCCGCATCTGATAGCGGGTTGCGGCAAAGAAGGAACCATTTACCTCCTGGACCGTGATAATATGGGCAAATTCAATTCGGCCAATAATTCTCAAATCGTTCAGGAGTTGGGCGGGGCAGTGGGTGGCACCTGGAGTTCCGGGGCCTATTTTAATAACCGTATTTATTATCAAGGCAGCGGTGATGTATTGAAATGCTTTTCAATCAGCAACGCCCTCATGAGCACTTCGCCGGTTTCCCAGTCCGGCGCCTCTTTTGGTTATCCGGGAGCCACGCCGGTCCTTTCCGCCAATGGCACCAATACGGCAATAGCCTGGGTCATACAAAGCGATGGGTATCCTGGCAACCCCGCCGTGTTGCATGCCTATAATGCTTACAATCTGAGCCAGGAACTCTATAATAGCTCTCAGAATCCCACGCGCGATACCATGGGCAAGGCGGTCAAATTCACTCTCCCCATTGTGGCTAATGGCAAGGTTTATGCCGGCGCGCAATATTCCCTCTCGGTTTTTGGCCTGGGAAACTTCCTGGCCGTGCCGACCATCACACCTGACGGTGGCGTTTTTACCAACTCCGTCGCTGTATCGCTGGCAGACTCCACCTCGGGCGCTGCGATTTATTATACGCTCGACAACTCCACTCCCTCGACTAATTCCACTTTGTATTCAGGCCCCTTCACCATTACAAATACCACGGTAGTGAAGGTGCAGGCATTCAAAACCGGCTTTGTCCCCAGCACCGTCGTTGCCGCCACTTTCCTCAACAGCGCCTCATTGACTATCGCCCCGGGCTTCTTCGAACAGGATTTCTACTCGGGCGCCACCCGCGCCGATCTCGAAAACCCGGCCTTTTCTTCTCCGCCCACCTTTACCAATTACGTGGCCGCGCTCGAAACGCCCTCCGGGCAGGGTGACAACTATGCCGAGCGCGTGAGCGGGTTTTTTATCCCTGCGCAAACGACGAACTATGTGTTTTTTGTCTGCTCGGATGACGACTCGGATTTATTTCTAAGCACGGACAGTTCGGCGGCCAACAAACATTTAATCGCTGCGGAGACTGCCTGGTCAAATGCGCGGGAATGGCTCAGTTCAGGCGGTGGCAGCGTGGTGGCCTCCAAGCGCTCGGACCAATTCACCGGAACAACCTGGCCGGGCGGCAACACCATCCACCTGACCGCTGGAACCATGTATTATATCGAAGCGGTCCATCACCAGGGCACCGGTGGGGACAATCTGGCTGCTACATTCAAATTTGCCGGCGCGCCTGACCCGGTCAACGGCTCTCCACCCCAATTGACAGGACAGCAGATTGCCAGTTTCTCATTCGATAACGCCTACGTTACCATTGCCGCTTCTCCTCAGAACACATCCGCGTCCCAAGGGGGCAGCGCCACCTTCAGCGTGAATGCCGCCGCCGCGTATTATGGCGGCGGCGCAGGCGGCCCCCCCCGCCCCTCGAGTACCAATGGCAATCGGCCGCCCCCGGCTCGAGTGTGTTCACGAATATCCCCAATGCAACCGGCAGCTCTTTTAGCACTCCTCCCCTCGGATTGA